tttaaatatttcaatcgcacgttattttttcacatagcccTTTATGTTTTCCCTGGAAAACTTTTCCCGGGGTGGAGgcaggaaaaattttccactgaTTTGAGGGAAAATATGATCATGTGATAGAGTTTGTGGAAAAAATTTTCACacaaaattttggcaaacaaacagcCTATTTAGATGGAAAATGACCCgtgaaaaatttttctatggaaaaaaagagcaatcaaacacagccttagTGTCAAAGGCTAATATTAATCAAGACAGAAGCATATGGTCAATCTTCAAGATATGAACAAGCGAGGAAGCAGAACAGTCATTAAAAATACGAGCATATCTTTCAAGCCAAGTAATCTATAACATAGCCTTGGCAACTAAGTCAACCATATGTCTCTTTGGAGAAAATATCTTGGACCTCCAGAAACCCCAAATCTCATCAAGAGAATTACGTAATTCCGGTAGCTAAAAAGGCTATAAGAAATAGCTCCAAATCTACTTCACAAAAGAGCATTGAATAAACGAATGATCGATTGATTCGCATGCCACATGATATAAAACACAAGTGGTAGTGGGGAGCTTGTTGCATCTTCTTCAGGCTAAATTTTCTATAGTGAGAATCTTCTTTTTCCACGCCAAACAATTGAACAAACTAATTTCTTGGGGCAAGGCTTACACTAGAAGAAGCTTGCCACTGGGCAACGAATACCTTcatcatttataaaattataggaCTTAACAGATAAGGTTCCATATGGGATAGGGACCACCCCAACTTGCATTGTCATGAGCTCCATCATCTGTCGTAGTAATATTTTGCAGGTAATCACTTGGCTCCAGCTCTCTATTAAAAGGAAGCTCTTCTAATAGAGAGTTAAGGTTCTTGACAAATCCTGCAAGCCATAGTGACTCAACAAAAACTTCCGGCCACAAATTCATAGGGGTCGCCCACCAAACCATCTGTTTCTTCAGAACGAAGTAGGTGTTCCATTCTTCTGAATGGTGTGGGTAATGCAGTTTTTTAAACCAGGTCGATAGCTTAAAAAACCACTCCATAAGAAGGAGCATCTTCCTCTTTGCCTTTCAAGGAGATTCCCACTGAAAACTCCATACTTGAATCTTATAACATGTACTCCACACCAGTCAGTATTGTGcacaaacttccaccaccacttaccCAAGAGTGCCGCATTAAAAATTCTTAAGTTCATAATTCCCCATCTACCATGCTCCTTTGCCCTGTATGCAAATGCTTTCCTAGTTAACCAATCTGCATTTGGGGAGTCAATATCCGGACCTATCTAGAGAAAGTCCCTAATGATTCGATATATTACTTTGATCACCCAATTTGGTAGCTTAGAGATGGACAACAAGTATGTAGGCACCACTGACAAAACTAAATTGACTAAGGCGAGTCTTCCCGCCAAAGACAGCTGACTAGCTTTCTAGGTTGATAACTTGCTTCTCACTTTCTTGATTAGCAAAtcccaatcttgttttctcggctTGTTGCCACAAATTGGGATGCCTAGGTAGGTTATAGGTAGTAAACCCATGGTGTAGTTCAGCGTACCAGCTTTAACCATGTCAAGGTGGCAGTCTTTTCGTGTAGAGTAGAGGCACGTTTTGGCAAGGTTTGTAGTGAGACCTGATAGTCCCTCAAGCAAGTAGAGAATCAGCTTAACGATTCTAAGATCTTCCATTCCGTTTGTGGAAATGACTAAAAGGTTGTCTATGTACTGCAGGTTACAAACTCGCACTTGGTCTCCTAATGGCATCCCATAGACTACTCCAAAAAGCAAAGTATGGGTGAACATGTTATTGAGTACATCGGtaacaagaacaaaaaagagTGGGATAAGAGATCACCTTGTCTCAAACCCTTGCGATACCATACATACCCCTCCTGTGAGCCTTAATGACTGCACTtatctatattataaaaaaaagcttAAATAAGTTTATTACTCAcctatgaaaaaaaagaaaaatatgtgtttgtctgtttttatttttctaatattgaTTTCTGGAATGAACTCCGAACTTTAAGAAACCTTATATCAACTCCCTGGATCGTCTGTGGAGACTTCAATACGGTCTTTTCCCTTGAAGACAAAAATAACGGCATCTCTAATCCTAGAGATATCATCACTTCCCAGGACCTCCTAAGTGAGCTTGATCTCATGGATCCCCCTATTAGTGGGAGAAAATTCACATGGACTAACGGACAATCTAATCCTATTTGGGTCCGCCTCGACAGATTTCTTTATTCTCATGATTGGGATTCCTTATATCCCAGATCTACCCAATTTGATCTCCCCAAATTTGGTTCAGATCATTCTCCCATCTGCCTCAAGTTTGGAACACACTTTAAGCGATCCCGActcttcaaatttgaaaaattctgGTATACCAATCCTGATATCACAATTCTTGTTCAAGATTGGTGGTCAGAACTTAATCCTGTTGGTTGCGGAGCGTTTATCTTATCCAAGAAACTTGCTCATTTAAAATCCAATCTCCGCACCTGGTCCAAAAACACCTTTTGCGCTTCCAAGATCCTAAAATGTAATCTCCTGTATGAATTACATTCCATTGACATTATCGGAGAAACCAGACCATTATCTGAGGATGAGTCTAACCGTCTTTCTCAAATCCGATCTGAACTCTACACCATTTTAAATCAGGAAGAAATTTACTGGAAGCAACGCTCTAGAATTACTTGGCTTAGAGAAGGGGACTCCAATACAAAATTCTTTCACAACGTCGCTAACAGAAGGAGAAATAGAAATCTTATCCCTCGCATTCTTCAGGAGGATCATTGGATAACTGGCAACGAGCATATCGGTAGAATCTTCACAAACCACTACCGCTCGACCTTTTGGCACCTCGTTACCAAATAGATTCCTCCTTGATCGGaacttcctttttttaatcaaaagggAAGAATCGATCTCTCACGACTTGAAATTCCTTTTCACTCCCTGAAGAAATTAAACTTGCGCTTTTTGGTCTCAACCCCGACAAATCACCGTGTCCGGATGGCTTTCCCATgttcttctttcaaaaacacTGGACCCTACTCCAACCCTCAATTGTCAAACTTTGCGAAGACTTCTATGAGGgtaccattaatcttgagcgtATTAACTGGATTCATATCGCTCTTATTGCTAAAATTAATTCGCCTGCCATTGTTGCGGATTACCGTCCCATCAGCCTTATCAATTCCACTtgtaaaatcatctccaaaataCTTGCTAATCGTCTTAGTACAGTAATCAATTTATTAGTTGACGATGCACAATCTGGTTTCATCAAGGGCAGATGTATTGCGGACAATATTGTTGGCGCTCAAGAAGTCATTTTCAAtctccaaaaaagaaaacgCCTTGGTCACatttttaaagttgattttgcaaAAGCTTTTGATTCAGTAGACTGGAACTTCCTACTTAATATTCTAGCCGCAAGAGGCTTTGGACCTAAATGGCTCTCTTGGGTCAACTCCATCCTTAGCACTGCAAAGGCTCAATTCATTATCAATGGAACTACCCAGGGTTACATTCGTTGTAAAAGAGGTCTAAGGCAAGGTGATCCCCTTTCTCCTTTACTCTTTGCCCTGGTCACTGATGTTTTGAGCGCTATGTTCTTCCATGCGCTCAAATCCAAAGTCTTGATTGGGGTCCCTCTGAATCATGCTGATAGTATTTGTCACTTCCAATATGCTGATAACCTCCTAATCTTTCCTACTGGAGGACATGAAGACCTAAAAATCATCAAACTTATATTGTATCTTTATGAGGGGTCTTCTGGATTGACAATTAATTACTCTAAAAGCTGCCTCTTTTCCTCTAACTACGGCTTCCAATCCCATCACTCCTCTGCTAGAATCCTTAACTGTTCCCGTAGCAGCCTTCCAATCACTTACTTAGGTATTCCTCTCTCTGGTCGACGACCTAGACGGAATGACTGGGCTATTATCACTGGCATGGTTCGTTCGAGGCTTACTTCCTGGAAAGCAAACTATTTATCGCTTGGTGGACGTTTAACTCTTGTAAATTCTGTCTTTTCCTCTATGTCTGTATACTGGATGTCGGTTTTCAAATTTCCTGCATGGGTGATCAAGAAAATTGACAAAATTCGGAGAGATTTTCTCTAGAAAGGCCCTGACTTGGGCCCCAAAGGTATCAAATTAATTGCCTGGAATAGGATTACTAGACCGCAAGATATGGACGGTTGGGGTATCCTTGACCTTCAGACCTTCAACAATGCtttacttggaaaatggtggtggaaacttTCTTGCAACCCAAATTGTGGTTGGGCCAAAATTATTCATGTCAATTACTCTATCAGAGATATAAACGGAAACCTTTTCCACAACCCACCcagaaataaatcttttttctgGGCGGGTGTGACTTCTACTCTTCCCTCCTTCCGATCCTGTATTTCTAAAAAGATCAATAGTGGCTCCAATACCTTTCTTTGGTTTGACCGCTGGCACGCAGGAATCCTACTAAGAAACCATTGGCCTGACCTTTTCAATGATTGTAAAGCTCCTTGGATTACTATCAGGCAATTCTCacaatttattaataacacaGATCACTTATTTCATACGGCCACACAAGACACACTATCTCCTCTTCTCGATATTATCCCAGAATGTTCTCACACTTAGAATGACTCTCTTAATTGGAACCTTGAAAAAAGTGGCACTTTCACAGTTAAATCCTATTATAAATATCTGATTGATGGTGGAACCCGCAGCCCACTGTACCCCCTTTTTTGGAAGAGTCGTAACCCTAGCAAAATCACTCTGTTCTGCTGGCTAGCTGGAGAAGACAAGATCCTCACTCTCTCTAGCTTATTCAAGAAAGGTTGTAATTTCCAAAATTCCACTGACACCTGTGTCCTCTGTCACAACGGTACCGAGAACATTCAACATCTTTTCATCGATTGCGAATTCTCCAAACGCATCTCGGCATTCTTTACTCAATCCTTAGATTCATCTTCTCTTCCATAATCCATCCCGATATTGTGGACCTCCTGGATTCTGTCCCTTGCACCTCGACTCCGACCACTCTGGGACCTCATTTCCCGTGCAATTttatggaatatttggcttgaaaagAACTCTCGTATCTTTCAACAGACTGATTTACCACatttaaacataatttttaaaactaataatatgCTTCTTTCATGGTTCCTAACAGCAGCGGATAGACATCAACAAACACTCAATGAAGCATCacagaaaatcaagcgctcTCTTGACTTCTTCAGCGCAAGCGCTTCAAATCCTCCCGGCGATCTCGATCATGACCACCCATAAGAGTTGTTGCACCACCAGATCTTCTGACCAGGCCTGAGATGCCAGACGGTGTCTTCCGCCTGAACATGCTTTTACCTCctgttattttctttcatttgctTTATTGTACTTTTCTCcttcacttctggtgagagaaTTTTATCCCTGtactgttttctttttttcaataaatcagtggtttatccatttttcataaaaaaaaaagaaagagatattttgacataaaattcatttattagagtaatatattttaatgatagtTCTTTAACAATGTTGGGGAAAGAGTGTTTCactgaaaaacaaaaagctatagaataaataaaagagacTTGCATGTATTTCTTGTGGAAATTTTTGGCTGCAATTAGTCAgtcaataattattaaattcatatataGAATTAATAGCCTTGATAGTGACACCATTTCATAATGGccaatgtaatttaattatgaaagaAATGGATGGATATTGATCATCCACATGAAGTTATGGGCGTTCCTTGTCCAAAGATGCTCATCTTGAAATGCAGGGCATTTTGAAATGTTATGGTGGATGGATGATggaaaatgtttaaaataaaaaaatataaagaaaattaagaaagaaagaataaaaaaaaaggataaatctTATTTGgttaaagaagagagaaaaaaggaaacatatgtAATACATGATTTATTAAGTGTACCTTAAACTTAGCTTCTCATAGGTTATCTTTAGAGATCTGATCTTCCAGAATTTCTTTCATAGAGGTTCAACAAAGAACGATGTGGAACCTTCTTGCTTGGGCAATTtttggaacatttggcttgaaagaaacaagTGAATATTTACTTTTCATTCTATGAATTCACTTacagtaataattaaaaacattcatATGTTACTGGATTAGATTTCTGCAGCTAGGGACCCGCTCCAAGTTCTAGCGGAATCAACTCAAAAGCTGAAGTGCTCGCTCGTCTTCCTGAATGCGAGGCCAGAGGAAAATTCCAACGACATGGAGTAGTCTTCGCCTGATCTAGCGGATGTTTTTGGCAGTCTAAATAGACCTTTGTCGCTTCCCGGTGGACTCTTTCCTCTTATCTTTGTTTGCCTCTTTTTTTTCCGTTTCCTGTTTGGATTTTATCACCTATGGTGACAAATTCTCCTTTTTGGTTTCCTGGCATGTTGTTGCAAGTTTCTTTTATGTTGTTCTTATTGTACTTGCTATtcttatatttcaataaatttgtagtttatccactttaataaaaaaataaataaataataataataataataataataataataataataataataataataataataataatgaggctatataaaaaattaaaggcattatttcttttaaaaaaaagttataaaattatttggagGTTACTTCTAGCATTTGAAATTGGGTCAAGTGAAGTTTTGAAGGGtcaaactaaattttttttttcttttcctttattaaattaaaaaaattaagtgaaaaAAGGGAAAGGTTCATATTGACCCGCTTAACCCATTCTTCCTTTTTACTTTCCTTCATGAATCTAATCCAAAATGATTATATTTTGGAtgtcattatattttattttaaagttattttatttgatttaattttggaCCTATAATCATTTTTAGTggtaaacatttatttatttttatttttaaataaataagataaatcataaatttattgaaaagaaaagaaaacaaacaaacccgAACAACCCCAAAGTGGTAAGCATTTCTATTTGCGtttgtctttatatatatatatatatatatatttatttatttaaatttacaatttatctttttttccatGTACATactatatacatgtatatacacATTTATAAATCATTAGTAAATCTTGGCCTTTCAATTTGAAGAGGGAGTGTTGACTCTTTCAATCGGCCTAAtggtataaaaatataaataaatgagatttattattattattattattattttatgaaagtataatgtttttttttttataaatttggatAAGTCACGTTTATTGTTCTCTCAGCAGGACCATATGAGAGCACAATTTATTTTCTACTGCTCAAAGTTATCTAAAGAGTAGTTCTTTGAGAGAAAAATTGGTTGTCGGATCATAAAAAAAGACGCTTGTCATATattattcaaacaaaaattgGTTGTCGGATTATTTTTTCAATACCAAATCAAAATAAGAACATAatcattacatatatatatatatatatatatatatatatatatatatatatatatatatatatatatatatatatatatttaaaaagagaaatatcttaaaataatttctctCTAACCAAAAATAATGATGGCGGACTATTAACCttctattttctaaaataatctCATCTCATACAAACTATATTGGTTGAATGATGATGGCgcataattacatttttttttttacgaacGTGGATAAACTATATCAGGGATGTGCATAAGTGAGGAGTTAATATCTTAACTCATCTATGTGCAGAATTTTCAATCTGActctttaatattttcaatctgactctttaataaaaatatgaacatcATGCAAAAAGGATTATGTGCCAAAATACTAAGAAGTGTTGGCCatataactattatatataatgaattcTATAATGAATTCTCAAAATATAGATTATGAAACTCAACTCAATATTATATCTTAATGAAGGGCAAACTTATGTATTAAAGGAATGAATGATATCCTttattctaataattatttctatggtttaactaattttttttaatatactttcttcatgatttatttatttattttaaaaataattattgaaatttttaaaatcaaaattaaagatcaCCCATATTTTGAGGATCAATATATTGATTTTGTACCCAGACTCTCCACTTCTGGAGGATGCTTTTGAGTTGGTTTTGTTTTCTCTTCGGGTGTTTCTTTGTGGCATTTGTGGTCGTGTGAGCCACTCCCTGTGGTTGTTCTTTTgggttgttttttattttctattctgTTTGTTCCCCTGATTTGTTCATTCTCtgtttttaatatgtttaattgCTATACATGCCTctataattgtgtattttcggtctttttagtccttctaatatttttaggtataattaagtccttatatttggttgagttgggtcaTTCTGAGTCgcggtaatatttttttagagtcTGATTAAGTCCTTCTGATT
This genomic window from Dioscorea cayenensis subsp. rotundata cultivar TDr96_F1 chromosome 20, TDr96_F1_v2_PseudoChromosome.rev07_lg8_w22 25.fasta, whole genome shotgun sequence contains:
- the LOC120251441 gene encoding uncharacterized protein LOC120251441, whose protein sequence is MDPPISGRKFTWTNGQSNPIWVRLDRFLYSHDWDSLYPRSTQFDLPKFGSDHSPICLKFGTHFKRSRLFKFEKFWYTNPDITILVQDWWSELNPVGCGAFILSKKLAHLKSNLRTWSKNTFCASKILKCNLLYELHSIDIIGETRPLSEDESNRLSQIRSELYTILNQEEIYWKQRSRITWLREGDSNTKFFHNVANRRRNRNLIPRILQEDHWITGNEHIGRIFTNHYRSTFWHLVTK